GCAACTACCGGTTCGTGAAGCTTCCGGATGAATTCGCGGAGTTCTTCGAACGGGACCGCATGTGGCGCGATCTGTGGACCGATGGGCGCAAACTCCCCGGGCCTGAGGCAAAACCGCGGTGGTACGGGTATGCCACGGCGCATTGGGATGGCGACACCCTGGTCGTGGATTCGTCCGGTTACGACGAGCGGACCTGGGTCGATCCCTACGGCTCTATCCACAGCGACCAGATGCGTCTCGAGGAACGTTACACGCGCCTCGATCACGATACGTTGGAATTCAGCCTGACGCTGACCGATCCGAAAGCCTATGTGGGGTCTTGGGGTGGCAGGAAGTTGAAGTTGAGGCTGATGAACTCCTCGCAGCAAATCCAAAAAGGTCTGTGGGGGAAGAGGCCGGATGGCACGGCGTACGGAGACATACGAGAAGAATATTGCGTGTACTCCATTGAGCAAAAGTTCTGGGAAGGACGCCCCCTGGAGGGTGTGAGTGGGGACGATAAGAAGTAAGCGGAAGACTGCGGCAAATCCGGGGACTGGCTACGAAATTCCTCGACGCGAAGCCCCTGAAAACAGGCCAGCGGTCCGGGCGGAATTTCGTTGCCTGCCTCCACATCTGCCGCGCCCGAACTTTCACCACGGGCTGCTAGCGCGAATTGCCGTGTGGCTGTTGAGTCTCGCGCCGGCGTTTGGACAAACTGCGCCGGCAAGGCCGCTCATGTCGGAACAGGCTTTCAAAAACGTTACTGTGCTCAAGGGAATCCCGGTGGATGAATTCATGGACACGATGGGGTTCATTTCCGCGTCCACGAATTATAACTGCACCGATTGTCATGTCGAACCGAAGGCGGAGGGCGATTGGAGTGTCTACGCCCAAGAGACGCCCCGCAAGGCGACAGCGCGTCGAATGATTCTGATGGTGCAGTCCATCAACCGGACCAATTTCGGGGGAGCACGCGTCGTGACCTGCTACACCTGCCATCGCAATCTGCAAGGCGCGCCCAAGATCACGCCGAGCCTGCGCGACCAGTACGGCACGCCTCCCGATCCCGATCCCGATGAAGTGGAGATTACCCGGCAAGCGTCCGGCGCGCCTTCCGCCGATCAGATCTTTGACAAATATCTTCAGGCGGTCGGAGGAGCCGAGAAGGCAGCCGCCGTCACCAGCATTGTTTTCAAGGGCACTTATCAGGGGTATGCGGAACCGCAGGCGCCTGTGGATATTTATGTGAAGGCTCCGAATCTGCGCACCGTGATCGTGCATACGGACGGCGGAGACCGAACGACGACCTGCGATGGCAGCCGCGGATGGATGGCGGCGCCTGCCGCGGACAAGCCATTTCCGGTGATCGCGTATAGCAACGGAGACCTGGATGCTGTCCGGCTGGATGCCGTGCTCTCGTTTCCGGCGGGAATCCGGCAGGCCCTCACGAAACCGGTGGTGGGTTCGAGCAGCATTGACGATAAGGATGTGGTCGTCGTGCAGGGGATAGCCAACGGCGGACGCTCTTCAATCAAGCTGTACTTTGATAAGCAGTCCGGCCTGCTGGTGCGGCAAGTGCGCTACGCCGATACGATGATCGGCCGGGTACCGATCGAGGTCGATTACAGCGATTATCGGGACGTCGCCCCGGCGGGAGTCAAACTGCCGTTTCACGTCATTACGACATGGACGGACGGCCGTTCAGACGTACAGCTGAGTTCCGCGCAAACGAACGTTCCGATCGACGCCGCGAAGTTCAATCAGCCATCTCCGCCGGCGCGTCCCAAACAGTAGAACCGGGCAGCGCAGAAGCGGGGCCCCGCGCTCCGATCATCGTCAGACGGTGACAGCCCGGAGAAATTTCCCGATCCCCCGTTCTACCTGCCGTTTACAGCCGAAATGCCACCTTCCGAAACCGCGTTTCCACTCACGGCACACGCGATAATGTGGTCGTGAGATGGTCGATGCAGCTCCGCGGCAGGATCGATCCGGGCCGGACGCCCTCAAACCGGAGCGAAACTCTTCGCTTTGTACCAAGCGAAACCATCGTGGCAACTGCTTTCCTTCCAACCAATGTCGTGCGAATTCCGAAACGTACGCTTCCCAGACAGGCGAAAGTGCCGGCTTCC
This region of Terriglobia bacterium genomic DNA includes:
- a CDS encoding photosynthetic reaction center cytochrome c subunit family protein, with translation MWLLSLAPAFGQTAPARPLMSEQAFKNVTVLKGIPVDEFMDTMGFISASTNYNCTDCHVEPKAEGDWSVYAQETPRKATARRMILMVQSINRTNFGGARVVTCYTCHRNLQGAPKITPSLRDQYGTPPDPDPDEVEITRQASGAPSADQIFDKYLQAVGGAEKAAAVTSIVFKGTYQGYAEPQAPVDIYVKAPNLRTVIVHTDGGDRTTTCDGSRGWMAAPAADKPFPVIAYSNGDLDAVRLDAVLSFPAGIRQALTKPVVGSSSIDDKDVVVVQGIANGGRSSIKLYFDKQSGLLVRQVRYADTMIGRVPIEVDYSDYRDVAPAGVKLPFHVITTWTDGRSDVQLSSAQTNVPIDAAKFNQPSPPARPKQ